TCGACTGGGGCATCCCTAAGGTCGGCTACCAAACCAACGAGATCTATTACGGGCACGAACTTGCGCGCAGTGAACGTCCCCATATTTTGTGGAAAGATGGCAAGCCGGATTATCTATACCTCGCGTGCCATGATGACGATTCGACCGCAGGCTACATCCTCAAAATTGATGGTTGGGAAGGTGAGTAAGCTGGCATCGATGACAGTGGTCTCAAAGTAAATCTAACATTACTAAATTCTTATGAAATTACCGATACTTTCTACGTTTGCACTGCTCTGTGTGAGTTCAATCACGGCTCAGGCAGTGTCGAAACCAAATGTCATTATTTTTTACGTCGATGACCTTGGCTGGCAAGATGTGCAGCTCAATGATGTGGACGCACCGTGTCCCTACGAGACTCCGAACATTATCAAGCTCGCCGAGTCTGGTATGAATTTTACCCAGGGCTACTCGCCAGCTCCGTCGTGTTCGCCTTCGCGTGCGGGTATTATTACGGGACAGCATCCGGCTAAAATTGGCATGACCCACGTTCATCTTGGCGCGATGACACCAGCAAGAAAGAGCGAGTCGCTGATTGCACCGTATCTCCAGGACCCTCTCGATCTGAACCTCCTGACGCTAGCGGATGCGATGGCGGCCAACGGCTACCGCACTGGGCACTCTGGGAAATGGCACGTCGGCCTCAACGCCGCGAGTTATGGTTTTGAGGTCGTGAACCAAGAACGTGGCCCTCACCGTGGTATGGATGACCGCACCAAAGGCTTTGCGACCGCGGATGATAAGCAATATCCGCTCAGTAAGGAGAAGTTCCCTCCGTTGAGTGACAAGAAGCCAGAGGGCATTAGCTACCCATACGATGAGGTCACAGAGTCGGCGATTCAGTTTATGGACCAGAGCGGCGATCAGCCGTTTTTCCTTAACCTCTGCCATTGGATGGTGCACTGGCCTGTCTTGACGCGCAACGGCGAGTTGCTCGAATACTACTGCGACAAACTCGGTCAACCGTTTCCACCTAAGCCAGGGGACATGTCGTTACCAGGCCAGCAAAACCCTTACTTCGCTGCCATGGTGACCACGGTGGACTGGAGCCTCGGGCGCGTGGTCGATTATCTCGAGACAACCGATGATCCTAGAAATCCAGGTAAAAAACTCATTGAGACGACCTACATCTTCTTCACCTCGGACAATGGCGGTGCCGAGAAGCACGGTAAGGAAGTCATCTCTGATAACGCGCCTTTGAAATACGGGAAGACGCATACTGAGGGTGGTGGCGTTCGTGTGCCAATGGTCATCTCAGGACCAGGGATTGCACATGCCAGTCAGTTTGATGGATTAGTGAACCAGCTCGACTATTTCCCGACGATCCTTGAGTTGACTGACTCAAAGATTGCTAAAAAAGACTTTAAGGAACTCAGCGGCCTCGACATTACACCTGTCCTCGAAGGCAAGTCACAACAGATCGTGGATGCACAAGGGAACGAGCGTGAGCACCTGTTCTGGCACTTCCCGCACAATGGTATGGGTTCGATGAAGTCTGCGATTCGTAGCGGTGACTTTAAGCTCCATAAGCGCTATGCCACCAATGACTATGAGCTCTATCGACTCTACAAAGATGGTCAGCGCAACGACTTTGAGGAGGCCAATGATTTGGCAAACAATCCAGAGTTTAGTTCCGTGCTTGAGCGACTGAGTGCGACACTCGAAGCCGAACTGGCAGCGAATCATGCCGAAGGCCCCTATTTGAATCCTGCTTTTTCTGGCAACAAGGCGCCGTCTGCGATCGTCTCAAAGTCGAAGTATGATCGCGGTAGCCGCCACGCCACGCTGTCTGTTAAACGCTCCGGGCCTGCCATTCAAAAGGCATACGTGATTTACCGTCCTGAAAATCCCGATGTGAAACACAGATATAAAGAAATGGTCAGTAAGCCGGACGATGCGAAATTGCCAGGGATGCGCGAATTAGCGACGATTAGTGCCGACGGATACCGTGTCAGTGCTGCGATACCCGCGAGCATCCCAGCCTATTGCTTTGCGATCATCGATTCGAATGGCTATATGCAGTATAGCGAAGTCGTGAAGGCACCGGGCGCTTCAAAGGGGCATTAATTTCGAGTGGAACTATGAAGCGCATATATCGAAAACTAATGTGTGCATGTGTAGCACTCCTGATCACACCCGCTTTATTGCCAGCTGAGACTTTGTTAGATCCGTCCAGTCATGGATCGGCCGCGAGCTCGAATGTCACTTGGAGCCATTGGGATCGTGTGCCGGTCAATATTCACTTTGGCAAAACCAATGGAGATTTGACCGATGCAGAGATTGATTTTCTCGCCTCGTATGATGGTTGGGTCATCTTGGAGAAAAGACATGGACTGGAAGTGCACGGTAGCACGGAAGCCGGGATCGCGGATACGGCTAGGCGCCTGAAGCAGCGCAACCCGAACGTCAACGTCCTCTTTTATCTGAATTCCTTTATCAACTGGCCAGGCTACGACTGCTATGCGACCTATCAGCCAGAGTGGGACTTACGCACGCCTGAGGGCAGTGTCGTTTTTAAGACGGAAAATGTTGCGCGGCCAGACCCGTCGAATCCGGAATTTCGTGAATGGTGGTCGCAGGTCATCGCAGATCAAATGAAGGATGGTTGGATCGACGGGGTCTTTGTGGATGCTTTGCCTCAAGTGCTCCATGAGCGACTAGCATCACAGCTCGGCGACGCAAAGGCGCTCGCAGTCGTCGCGGGTGTGCGTGATATGATCGCATTGACGAAGCAGAAGATTGGGGCTGATAAGATGATTTTGGCGAATGGCGCACGTGGTGAGGATTACCGCGAAATTCTAGAGTGGCCGGGTCTGGACGGGATCATGATCGAGCACTTTGATGAGTTTGGTAGTCACGATCCTGCCACGATTAAAGCGGATCTCGAAACGATTCAGCTGGCGGCGGATAAGGGAAAATTTGTAGTGATCAAGGCATGGCCGGGGTTCGCCTGGAATGACTCGGCAATGATGAAGCGGCCGCGCGCGGAATTGCTAACAATCGCTCGCGAGCGGATCACTTTCCCGCTGGCTTGCTTTCTCGTCGCGGCCCAACCGGATTCGCAATTTTGTTATTCGTGGGGGTATCGTGAAAAGCACGGGATGTTGGATGCCTACCCTGAATTTAAAAAGCCACTGGGGCCGCCGGAAGCGGATGCCGTGTGGGATGGCATGACCGCCACGCGCGAGTTCAAGCACGCCTCGGTGTGGGTGGATCTCACTTCCAAAGAGGCGCGCATCGATTGGCACTAGTTTAAAACGAGTCACCTACGATACTAAGAACAAGATGAATGTTTTAACAAAATACCGGTGGAGTAGTTACCTATTCCTGGGCCTTCTCTGCGCTACTGGGCAGTCCACTGCGGAGAGCTTGTCAGGCAGTCGGCCAAACATCATTATAGTGATGACGGATGATCAGGGTTACGGAGATTTGAGCTGCAATGGGCATCCGTATATCAAGACGCCTCATATCGACAAACTGCGTGAGCAGAGCACACGGTTTGAGGATTTTCATGTGAGTTCCAGCTGTGCGCCGACGCGTGCCGCAATCATGTCCGGCGTGCATCCGTTCAAGGTGGGAGTCACTCATACCATTTTTAGCCGCGAGCTCATGGCACTGGATCAGAAGATCCTGCCTCAGATCATGGGAGAGGCTGGCTATGCGACTGGACTTTTTGGGAAATGGCACTTGGGCGACGAAGATCCTTACCAGCCGCACATGCGTGGTTTCGATGAGTCCTTGATCCATGGCGGCGGGATTGCGGGAGCCAGTGGGATTCGCACCAACGGATCCTACACGGACATGCTGATCCGGCACAACGGCCAGTTCGTCCAGACCCACGGCTTCTGCACCGATGTATTCTTCGGGCAGGCAATGAATTGGATGAAGGCGCAGCACGATGCAAAGAGGCCCTTTCTGGCCTGCATCTTTCCGAATGCCCCTCACGGGCCGTGGAGCGCTCCGGAAAAATACATTAAGCTGTATGATACGATCGAAGATCCGTCGGATGCGCAGAAGGCGGGATTCTTCGCGATGATCAGCAATATCGATGACAACATGGGCTTACTGATGGAGAAGCTTGAGCAGTGGGGCATGGAGGAAGACACCCTCCTAATTTTCATGACGGACAACGGTTCGGTCGCCAGTTCGGTTTACAATGCTGGCATGAACGGTGGTAAGACCAGCGTGCATGAAGGCGGTTCTAGGGTTCCGTTCTTCATTCGTCTACCTGGTAAAATCGAGGCGGGCCGCGATATCGATACGTTGGCTCGGCATTTTGATCTGCTGCCGACTTTTGCAGACTTGGCGGGTGTGGATACCCGCACGTTACAAACCGATGGAAAAAGCCTGTTGCCATTGTTGGAGGATCCGAATGCTCAGTGGGAGAAACGTATGATGTTTTTCCATAAGGGCCGTTGGGGAAATCCCGATTCGAAGCATGCAAAGCACCGCAGGAATCCGGGCGCGGACAACAACAAATTTCTGAGCTTTGCTGCGCGTGACGAGCAGTGGCGTTTAACAGTCAACAAGGGGATCGATAAGGATCTGGAGCTTTTCGATATTACGGAAGATCCCGGCGAGAAGAACGACGTCGCAAAGGAACACCCAGAAATCGTCAGCACGATGATGGAAGCCTACGGAGCGTGGTGGGATGTATGCCGTCCACTAATGATCAATGAAGACGCCGACATCACCGTGAGCACGATTTGCTGGCCCACCTACCTGCGAGAGCAAAAGAAACACGGCGGTGTGCCCGATCTGTTTATTCCAGGGGTGCAGCTTGATCTGCAAGTCGTGCCAATTGGCAGTAAAGCGAAGGCAGGAGCTTCTTCGGCGAAGTAATAATAATTAATCTTAAACTGATGATTAAAAATACCTTTCGAATTGGTGCGGCTCTGTTGCTCGCCTGTGTCGCTTTATCATCAGCGTGTTCACTGGCGGCTGCAACCAAGCAACGGCCAAACATCGTCATAGTCATTACGGATGACCAAGGGATGGGGGATTTGGCCTGTATGGGGAATCCCATTATCAAGACGCCCAATATTGATCGGTTCTATAACGAATCCGTGCGATTGACTGATTTTCACGTGTCGACGACCTGCGCTCCGAGTCGCGGCTCTTTGATGACTGGGCGACACTGTAATCGGTTGAACGTGTTTCACACCATTAATGGGCGCTCACTGATGTTTGAAGATGAGGTCACGCTGCCTCAGGTATTAGCTCAGAATGGCTACACCAATGGCATGTTTGGCAAGTGGCACCTTGGTGACAATTATCCGTTCCGCCCAATGGATCGCGGCTTTCATGAGGTCGTGCGTCATGGCGGTGGCGGCATCACGCAGGGACCGGATTACTGGGGGAATGATTATTTCGACGACACCTATTGGCACAATGGAGTCATGCAGCCTTACAAAGGCTATTGCACCGACGTCTTCTTTTCAGAGGCGCTGCAGTTTATCGAAGACAACCAAGAGCGCCCATTTTTCTGCTACATTTCAACCAATGCGCCGCACGCGCCTTACAACGTTCCAGAGGAGTATCTTAATCTGTATAAGG
The window above is part of the Lentimonas sp. CC4 genome. Proteins encoded here:
- a CDS encoding arylsulfatase; translation: MNVLTKYRWSSYLFLGLLCATGQSTAESLSGSRPNIIIVMTDDQGYGDLSCNGHPYIKTPHIDKLREQSTRFEDFHVSSSCAPTRAAIMSGVHPFKVGVTHTIFSRELMALDQKILPQIMGEAGYATGLFGKWHLGDEDPYQPHMRGFDESLIHGGGIAGASGIRTNGSYTDMLIRHNGQFVQTHGFCTDVFFGQAMNWMKAQHDAKRPFLACIFPNAPHGPWSAPEKYIKLYDTIEDPSDAQKAGFFAMISNIDDNMGLLMEKLEQWGMEEDTLLIFMTDNGSVASSVYNAGMNGGKTSVHEGGSRVPFFIRLPGKIEAGRDIDTLARHFDLLPTFADLAGVDTRTLQTDGKSLLPLLEDPNAQWEKRMMFFHKGRWGNPDSKHAKHRRNPGADNNKFLSFAARDEQWRLTVNKGIDKDLELFDITEDPGEKNDVAKEHPEIVSTMMEAYGAWWDVCRPLMINEDADITVSTICWPTYLREQKKHGGVPDLFIPGVQLDLQVVPIGSKAKAGASSAK
- a CDS encoding sulfatase yields the protein MKLPILSTFALLCVSSITAQAVSKPNVIIFYVDDLGWQDVQLNDVDAPCPYETPNIIKLAESGMNFTQGYSPAPSCSPSRAGIITGQHPAKIGMTHVHLGAMTPARKSESLIAPYLQDPLDLNLLTLADAMAANGYRTGHSGKWHVGLNAASYGFEVVNQERGPHRGMDDRTKGFATADDKQYPLSKEKFPPLSDKKPEGISYPYDEVTESAIQFMDQSGDQPFFLNLCHWMVHWPVLTRNGELLEYYCDKLGQPFPPKPGDMSLPGQQNPYFAAMVTTVDWSLGRVVDYLETTDDPRNPGKKLIETTYIFFTSDNGGAEKHGKEVISDNAPLKYGKTHTEGGGVRVPMVISGPGIAHASQFDGLVNQLDYFPTILELTDSKIAKKDFKELSGLDITPVLEGKSQQIVDAQGNEREHLFWHFPHNGMGSMKSAIRSGDFKLHKRYATNDYELYRLYKDGQRNDFEEANDLANNPEFSSVLERLSATLEAELAANHAEGPYLNPAFSGNKAPSAIVSKSKYDRGSRHATLSVKRSGPAIQKAYVIYRPENPDVKHRYKEMVSKPDDAKLPGMRELATISADGYRVSAAIPASIPAYCFAIIDSNGYMQYSEVVKAPGASKGH
- a CDS encoding putative glycoside hydrolase produces the protein MCACVALLITPALLPAETLLDPSSHGSAASSNVTWSHWDRVPVNIHFGKTNGDLTDAEIDFLASYDGWVILEKRHGLEVHGSTEAGIADTARRLKQRNPNVNVLFYLNSFINWPGYDCYATYQPEWDLRTPEGSVVFKTENVARPDPSNPEFREWWSQVIADQMKDGWIDGVFVDALPQVLHERLASQLGDAKALAVVAGVRDMIALTKQKIGADKMILANGARGEDYREILEWPGLDGIMIEHFDEFGSHDPATIKADLETIQLAADKGKFVVIKAWPGFAWNDSAMMKRPRAELLTIARERITFPLACFLVAAQPDSQFCYSWGYREKHGMLDAYPEFKKPLGPPEADAVWDGMTATREFKHASVWVDLTSKEARIDWH